Part of the Sporomusaceae bacterium FL31 genome, GAAAATACTGCCATTGCAACCGCAAGATAAGTTTTCCCAGTTCCTGCCGGACCTATTCCAAGCGTAATATAATTATTGCGAATGGCTTCTAAGTATTCACGCTGCCCAAGAGTTTTAGGCTTTATATGGCGTCCACGAGCTGTTACCAAAACAGTCTCGCCAAACATCTTGTGAATATCTTCACCATATCCCTCTTGCAGCAACCGAATGCTGTAACGAATATCATGTGCAGTAACCGGATTACCTTGCCGGTATAGAAATAAAAGCTCAGTAAATAGCTTGGTCAGTTTTACAACCTCATCAGGCAGACCAGAAATCACCAATTCTTCCCCACGGCAAATCACCTTAGCGGAAAATGCTGAGCAAACTATATTTAAATGTTCATCATTTCTTCCTAAGATAGCCAGAGCTTCCTGACTGTTTGCAAACAGAACTCTATTCTCCGTCTCTTGCTGCAAAGACTGCTGCCTCCTTATTGCTGAGAAATTGTAATACTTTGACCAATATCTTCCTCAGTTTCAATGGTTGCCTTCACCCGCACTAAATTAGGTTCGGCAGTGTTTATTAATTCAATTCTACGTGATAAAATCTGGGCAGACTCCGGAATAAGATTCTGTATCTGGGCTAAGGCCTTGCTCTTGGCATTATCACGTGCTTCTTCAATGGTTATCTCAGACCATGTAGTATCTAACTCATGAAAGATATCTATGTTTGATTCGACAGTAAAATCGCTATTCCTCCAAAGAGGTAGTTTTTTGTGAATGACCTCTTGATCATACAGGCTAAACATTTCTGGCTGAGCCTTCTTTAAAACAATCTCGTTTGATCCTATTTTCAGCAAAACCCCCATCTGTTGCCTGCCAGTCTGATGATGAACAGCTTTGGATAATTCAGTTTCTCCATAACTTTCATACCAAACACGAGCTTTAACAATCCCCTTCGCTTTTATCAATTGCGGGGGCACTGAGATAATCGGGGGCTGAGTCGTTATTTCCTGATGTGGTTCAGGAGCAAATCCTTTTATTAGAAGATCTCCTTTTTTCACCGTATCACCTTTTTTGAGCGTTGACTGACCTGCCAATATAATGACTTCTGTCACAACGCCATCCTTACCAGCTATAATGTGAGCCGGAGACTTATCATCTTGCTTGGATATGGTTTTTTCTACCACCTCAATGACGGCTCGGGTACCAACAAAATCCACACTGATCCAAGCTACTTCAGGTACATTCACTAAGATCTCATTTTCAATATGTTTCGTATTTATATTACTCTTCAGAGTCCCAGGTTTTAAACCCTGTTGGAAAGCGATCTCTTTAATCCGGTCACTGGGCAAACTTTTGACTCCATGAATATCAACAAACCAAATATACGAAGCTAACGTATTAAGAGCCAAGAAAAAAAGGATTGGCCCTATTAATAAAATTTTACGTTTTTTCAGCCGCTTCGCCGCAAACGGCAACCCATAGCGTCGTACAATGGTGACTCGAGTGCGGCTTTTCTGCACAATTGGTCTAATTGCAAAAAAATCATCTAATCGCATCCAGACGAACAGATCTGAACTTCTTTTGCTTATATTCCATAAGAGAATGTTCTGGGAAACACATAAATTAATAAACTTCTCTGGCATAAGACCACTCACTTTTAGTCGAACAGCACCATGAACATAGTTAGTTATATTATGGGTCATACTTTAATTCCCCCACCGTACCCTCCACTAGAATTTGTTCCACTTGTAAATTCCCTAAAGTGAGATCAGTACCAGTAACGATGAGTTCCCCCTGATTTAGTTTTATTCGTATCAGGGAAGATGTATATTCAATAATGCCTTTATGATTTTCTATTAGTAACTGCTTATTGCCCAGCATGGTGATTCGGGGTAAATCCATCACAATATCTTGCGGTATCTCGAGCAGACCGGCTAGTCTTTGTAGACGACCTCGTTTTCGCGATTGCATGCCACTTCCTCCCTTCATATAGAAGTGTATGCCACAAGAGTATGTTTAGTACTATAAACCTACTTAAAGCTGCAGATAGTGTATAAACAAAAAAGAAGCGCGGTTTCCCACGCTTAAAGATTCGGTATTGATGATGGTTGTAAGCCACTAAATCCACTTAGACTGCCTAGCGCATTCATTTCATTGCCGTAGCGCTTGGTTAAGAAATCTTCATATTTATGAACCTTAACCGGAGCTGCAAACCGCATGTAGTTGGTCGCAACAATCATTTCTCCACAATCTAGATTCTTGATTTCATTTCGCTGTTGTAAAATATCTTTTCGGCACATGGCTTCTAATTTTGTTCGATCTGCTTTAGATGCTAAGCCTAATATAAAAAGCGTATTCAACTGCGACAACACCTTGTCAGCTAACAGCCGTGGTTGTTGATCCACCACACACATCCCTAAATTAAACTTGCGAGCCTCACTTACCAGACGCGCAAAAACATTATTGCTTGTTTGTTCCTTTTTGCCTAGAAAACGGTGAGCTTCTTCTAGAACAATAAGAACAGGCTTTACGTGGCTGCGTTCAGCATCCGATTTTCCCGCGTAATTTTGCAATAGCTTTTTGGAGAGCAGTGTCGATAACGCCTGTTCGCCAACTGGTGATACATTTTTGAGCTCAACAAGCACTACTTTCCCTTGCTCTAAGTCATGCATCATATCACTGATAACAGTTTGCTGTTCAGCCCCAACATTTAATTCTTGCTCCAAATTCCAGCAGATACTTTTAATCTTACTTATGGTACGGGAGTGAAACTTCTGACCCGTACATCCTGCCAACTCATCGATGATATCGGCCGTATCATATTTTAGTACATAATTCATCCAATTATCCT contains:
- the yqfC gene encoding hypothetical protein, which encodes MQSRKRGRLQRLAGLLEIPQDIVMDLPRITMLGNKQLLIENHKGIIEYTSSLIRIKLNQGELIVTGTDLTLGNLQVEQILVEGTVGELKYDP
- a CDS encoding sporulation protein YqfD; this encodes MTHNITNYVHGAVRLKVSGLMPEKFINLCVSQNILLWNISKRSSDLFVWMRLDDFFAIRPIVQKSRTRVTIVRRYGLPFAAKRLKKRKILLIGPILFFLALNTLASYIWFVDIHGVKSLPSDRIKEIAFQQGLKPGTLKSNINTKHIENEILVNVPEVAWISVDFVGTRAVIEVVEKTISKQDDKSPAHIIAGKDGVVTEVIILAGQSTLKKGDTVKKGDLLIKGFAPEPHQEITTQPPIISVPPQLIKAKGIVKARVWYESYGETELSKAVHHQTGRQQMGVLLKIGSNEIVLKKAQPEMFSLYDQEVIHKKLPLWRNSDFTVESNIDIFHELDTTWSEITIEEARDNAKSKALAQIQNLIPESAQILSRRIELINTAEPNLVRVKATIETEEDIGQSITISQQ